TCATGCGCCAAAATCATAGgttaatacacacgaaaaattggtTAATTTGGGTAATTCAAAAAATGACTAGTAAATGTGAAAATAGGCGTTCAAAAAATTATGTGAGTATACTTGAAGGTTACACAACTCATTACGGAGgcccttatttaattttttgagaaaaataaatttgggtgCACAGGTGTCACATCCATGTGATAATACACGAAAAATTGGTAAATTTGGGTGACTATTATAAGAAATTTGTAAATGCAGAAATAGGCGTTAAAATAGTGTTAGTGTACGTGAAGGTTTCCCAATTCAATGCGGAAATCTTATtaagttttttaagaaaaaaaaataggtgcTCCAGACGCCATATTCATGGGCTAATATACACGAAAATAAGGGGATTTTGGGTGATTCTTCAAAAGAGACTTGTAAATGTGGAATGACCTTAAGGATAGTTTGAGTACACGTGAAGGTTCCTTAATTCATTACGGAGGTCTCCATaaagaattttgaggaaaaaaatttGGTGATCCAGACGGTAGATCCATAGGCTAAAAACACGAAAAATTGGTGAATTTGGACGACTCTTGTAAGAAGCTTCTAAATGAGAAAATGGGCATTAAAAGAGTGACTATACGTGATGGTTCCCCAACTCATTACAAAGGTCCTCATAAaatcttttgataaaaaaaaaaacaaattgaattCTTCAGGCGCCACATTCATTGGCTAATAAACACAAAAAGTTGGTTATCTGGGCGATTCTTTAAAAAAGGCTTGTAAATACGAAAATaggtattaaaaaaattgtgtgagtATACTATAATGATTTCCAACTCATTCCTCACAAAGTTATCAAAGGCTAATATACacgaaaaattgaaataaatgtGTTATTCATCTTGtgaaaatcaatataaatctTTTGTATGGCCACTATATCATCATGGTGAGGCTATACATACCATTTCCCAATGTCACTAAAGGTTTTGAAAAGACAGAAAAGAACACAtcactataaattaaaaaaaaacattaagtaACACAcgaaaaaacttttaaaaacacCTAATATTGTTGAATGGGCTccaatttatattatatgacgctgataatagtgaaataaaaggtttaaaacttttttttcaaattaaattcatgCATATATATCTGAAATGCTCAAGATATAGTAGTTATATTATTGCGACCTGAGAAAGAATTCATTATACTACCCTTCAACTACAACTTACCGAAACAGAAACCTCCATAGATTGAGGTCTCCACGGGTACTCGGTAAACCATTTGAAAAACTTGAAAAGAAGCATCAAATAACATGCACAAACATGGCAACACCATAGGTACTTTACTCGAGAACACACCCAACAGAACGAAAGATAAAACTACTTAAACGATACGCAATCCAGATACGGGGACAAACAAACTACAGTTTAAAACAGTTTGATAATCTACAAACCTAAAGATAACTAAGCAACAAAAGCaagaaattgtttttaaaagatCTGCTCAACAACATACGAAAGAGACTGATATTAACTCGGAGGTGAAGCTTTGGCAACCCCACCACTAGGTGGAACAGACTGCGAGGTTGGAGCTGCTTCAGAAGCATATGCTTGTGGCTGGGAGTAAGCACCATAGGCACTGTTGTAAGGTGGTGGCTGCTGTCCATAACTAGGCGGAGCACCATAAGACTGGGCACCATAACCTGGCTGAGCTGGTGGAGCACCATATGCAGAAGAGGGAGGTCGCTGGGCGTTGGGATCAGCCTGGGCATAACCTGATTGAGCAGCTGGTTGAGGATACCCGGGTTGCGCTGGGGCAGGCTGGGCATAACCAGCTTGTGCACTAGGAGACTGCTGTGGTTGACCATAGCTTGCCTGAGTAGGAGGTTTTTGAGCCTGAGGAGCCCCATAACTAGCAGCATAGCCTCCAGCTGGCTGTGTACCATACCCCCCTTGAGAAGTTGGGGGCACCCCATATCCAGCCTGAGCAGAGCCTTGAGATGGGTAGCTAGGATTAGGGCTGGGCTGCTGGCCAGAATGATATCCTTGTTGAGCTGTGGCTGATGCTGGTGGAGGTGCTTGACTGCCATCAGTTTGGGCACCATACGACGAGTTCTGGCCGTCTGATGTTGGGTTTGAGGCATTCCCATAGCTAGCAGTAGAGCTATAGCCTTGTTGCTGCTCATAACCAGAACCCTGATACCCACCAGAATGAGGGGCAGGTACATGATATCCACCGTAACCATCCTGGGCATAAGCTTGTCCTTGACTGTAACCTGAGGCAGGTTGCTGGTTATAACCATAGGCACTATTATCAGTTGAAGCAGCTGAACCTCCAGCAgcttgctgctgttgttgtggAGCCTGTTGGTTGTAGTAATCATACCCTCCTGCCTGAGATTGTTGATTTTGAGCACCACTCTGATCCCAGCCAGAGGCATATCCAGCAGAGGCAGCTTGAGGAGGGTAGCCAGGGTAAGATGGTTGAGAAGGGTATGCACCAGGCTGACCATAGCCATAACCAGATTGTTGCATAGGTGCACCAGGAGGGGCCCAGCTTGTAGGAGGACGGGCCTGATAACCCTGTTGATATCCTCCCGACATCCCTTGATTCCTAGCACGATTCTGCACAAGAATTGTCGTCTAAACTAACCAAGAATATGATTGATTCAAGCATATTTAAACAACTCACATTGCAAGGGCAGACTAAGCCACACCCAGGTAGCATAATCATAGCAGATGAAACAGTAACTTATACCACAAACATATAACAATTAATATTAGGTATGCATCAAGACAGATGTAAGACTTACTGGTTGGGAGGTACAAAACTCCTGGCAGATGCTCATCCTCACCCTATTTGAAGTGAAGGATACCAAAGCAAAAAagcaaaaaacaaaaacattctaTATGTAGGCAAGATAACTCTTAAGATAGCAAGATACCACTATAAGATGACCAAGGAACCACTATAAGCCAAGGGACTTTACCAATAATAATATGTAGTAATCTGTTCATTATATGTCATAAGCAGagaattaattataataatgataTGGTGTATTCAAATTTATATACCCAGAGAAGTTGTATAACTGTTTCAATGACATGCGAATTAGACAAACGACAAACTACAATATTAGGAATAAATATGATGTGTTCGCAAAGCAGCAAGAGCAGTGCACCTTGAGGTTCCAAGACCAGCAATCACTCCGTGAATTGGGTTCGAAATAGTTGGACCACAGGGACACCAAAAACAAGGAAAACCAGAGAGTGATAATGGATGTCATTATTAACACCGCCAGAAAGCAGATTCCTACATGCCACATCACACTTGAAGGGCAATGATTCCATTTATTGATATTAAGAAATGTGAACCTAACAGTACTGCTAAGAACAAGAGGTGAACACACAGAACTGACATACTAATGATCCTTAAAGCACTCCAAACCTCAAAAGGAAGTTCGATCTTCATAGCCATGACTAAAAGGTCTATGGAGAAAGGGAAAAATCAGATAGTGGCTTAGTAATGAAAGTAATGGATTTTTCTTGAGAGAAACCAAATAAAGCACTAGAAAATCCCAAGGCACAAAAAAGTTGTCCCCTGGCTGAGTAATGACATCAACAGTAGATAATTACACCAAACACTCTTTTGTTACAACACTTATGTAGTACATTCATATAATATCTCAAGATTGAGACCTAAAAGATAACAATGATAATCTCAacaaatcttagtttcctccaTTGCACATCCTAGCAAAATCAGTCCCTCATTTACTCCCAGTATATGACATTAGTTAATCAATAATTAGGTTGAAGACCATACCAGAACAATGCTGAGGGAACACCAACACTTATGGTTCCATGTTGGTGTCACCATTGTCCAATACATACTAAGCCTACAAATTTTCCAATAATAATATCAGTGATCAGATACAAAATTAACCAGAATAGTTATATGTTGTCTCTTGATATTAACCAAGTACCCAAAACCATTAAACCAAGAGTTATTGCACATCTCAGATTATAATATATCCTCAATATTATGGAAAATTTTAGACAGACTTAGTTACCTTCAAGGAGAACCTCCCCAAAACCTGCGCCTCACAAAAATCATAACATCTAAAGTCCAATGAAATATAGATCAATAGACATTGAGGCAACTAAACATTTTGATAAGTCATCTTAAACCTGATAATGCCTTTGGTTAGAAACTGATCTCTTGCTCCAGCAACATCCAACTAATTAAAAAGAACTGATGGGAAAAAATGTTGACATATGTAGGTGTCATGTCACATTACAGATATATTATGTGGATAACAATCTATTAATCCTTCTATTTAAAGTAATGGAGCTATAGTTAAGAGTGGAGCAAAATACTCGCAAAGACCTACTTGCAACTAGAAAGCATATTTCCAATATTAATAAGAATACTTCCTTCCAAAAAATGAAGCACAGCAAGAGCCAATCTCCTTCATCCAGGGGTCATTGACATGAACTAGAACTCCCATTAACTGACGCTGTCGACCAAGAAGAGGACTGGCAAACTGATCTGCAAACACTATGAATTCTAGCGATGCAAGGACGGATATAGGTAATTGACAGCAACACACATACATGAAACTTGCAGATACAGATCATGAAGATCCTAATGAAGTCATATATTGGATTATTAATTTCTCATTCATGATGCTCTAGCAACAAAGTAAACTGTAACTTAATGTGTCAGCAAATTTCACCACtgctgaaaaaattaataccAC
This portion of the Solanum pennellii chromosome 12, SPENNV200 genome encodes:
- the LOC107006666 gene encoding far upstream element-binding protein 1-like, whose protein sequence is MAEEAQYGAPDAGNNKRKYDDQTAPSPGPRRPTGFSAPIASLSSPDGAAPPSSYNNVPPPMDDFQLAKQKAQEIAARLLNSAEAKKPRVDNNGGGAGGYDSYEHKPIVTPSVTSSYGYPGQSKKIEIPNGRVGVIIGKGGETIKYLQLQSGAKIQVTRDMDADPNSQNRAVELMGTPDQIAKAEQLINEVLSEADSGGSGLVSRRLPGQQSGGEQFSLKVPNNKVGLVIGKGGETIKSMQARTGARIQVIPLHLPPGDTSQERTVQIDGSSEQIEAAKQLVYEVISENRARNQGMSGGYQQGYQARPPTSWAPPGAPMQQSGYGYGQPGAYPSQPSYPGYPPQAASAGYASGWDQSGAQNQQSQAGGYDYYNQQAPQQQQQAAGGSAASTDNSAYGYNQQPASGYSQGQAYAQDGYGGYHVPAPHSGGYQGSGYEQQQGYSSTASYGNASNPTSDGQNSSYGAQTDGSQAPPPASATAQQGYHSGQQPSPNPSYPSQGSAQAGYGVPPTSQGGYGTQPAGGYAASYGAPQAQKPPTQASYGQPQQSPSAQAGYAQPAPAQPGYPQPAAQSGYAQADPNAQRPPSSAYGAPPAQPGYGAQSYGAPPSYGQQPPPYNSAYGAYSQPQAYASEAAPTSQSVPPSGGVAKASPPS